GAGCACGCGGATCTGGTCTCCGCGAACCGTCACCGGAATCGGAACCGTCGCTTCGTAGAGTTCGACCGTCACCTGATCCTTGCCTTCGTCGATGCGCTGAACCTGTGCCTTCTCGCCTTTGAACGGCCCAGCGATGAGTTCGACGATGTCTCCCTCCGCGATCCCCTCGACGTCCGGCTTTGGCGAGAGGAAGTGCTCGACTTCGGAGATGTCGGACTCGCCGGGGACGATGCTGCGCGCGTGGGGGATGTCCTCGAGGACGCGGTTCAGGACGGCGTTACCTTCGGCTTCGACCATCACGTAC
The DNA window shown above is from Natrialba magadii ATCC 43099 and carries:
- a CDS encoding transcription elongation factor Spt5 translates to MGIFAVKTTASQERTVADMIINREEPEIHAALAPDSLTSYVMVEAEGNAVLNRVLEDIPHARSIVPGESDISEVEHFLSPKPDVEGIAEGDIVELIAGPFKGEKAQVQRIDEGKDQVTVELYEATVPIPVTVRGDQIRVLDSDER